One Kitasatospora sp. NBC_01266 genomic window carries:
- a CDS encoding YnfA family protein — translation MTVLRSALLFVLAAILEIGGAWLVWQGVREHRGWAWIGAGIVALGAYGFVATLQPDSHFGRVLAAYGGVFVAGSLAWGVVADGYRPSRFDLIGAVICLLGVGVIMYGPRH, via the coding sequence ATGACCGTGCTGCGTTCCGCCCTGCTCTTCGTCCTCGCCGCGATCCTGGAGATCGGCGGCGCGTGGCTGGTCTGGCAGGGGGTGCGCGAACACCGGGGCTGGGCCTGGATCGGGGCCGGGATCGTGGCGCTGGGCGCCTACGGCTTCGTGGCCACGCTCCAGCCGGACAGCCACTTCGGCCGGGTGCTCGCCGCGTACGGCGGGGTCTTCGTGGCCGGTTCGCTGGCCTGGGGCGTGGTGGCGGACGGCTACCGGCCCAGCCGCTTCGACCTGATCGGGGCGGTGATCTGCCTGCTGGGCGTGGGCGTGATCATGTACGGTCCCCGGCACTGA
- a CDS encoding maleylpyruvate isomerase family mycothiol-dependent enzyme: protein MSTLDHRTLVAEQTARFVTLTKGADLATPVPSCPGWTLLDLIRHTGSVHRWFSVLLRQQVQQPPASREVELALPAEEDGYRDWLAAGATVAAEAFATVEPDAPMWAWGADQHARFWARRMLCETLVHRVDAELALGLRPEIDPALAADAVEEFLVNLPYAFIFAPGTARLRGTGQTLRFTGTDGTGSWLVRLDPDSFGLTPDADAPADATADVTVRGTAADLLLFLYGRLPATAAALEVTGDEELLARWVADSKF from the coding sequence ATGAGCACCCTCGACCACCGCACGCTCGTCGCCGAGCAGACCGCCCGGTTCGTGACCCTCACCAAGGGCGCCGACCTGGCCACCCCCGTTCCCAGCTGCCCGGGCTGGACCCTGCTCGACCTGATCCGGCACACCGGCAGCGTGCACCGCTGGTTCTCCGTGCTGCTGCGCCAGCAGGTCCAGCAGCCGCCGGCCAGCCGCGAGGTCGAGCTGGCGCTGCCCGCCGAGGAGGACGGCTACCGCGACTGGCTGGCCGCGGGCGCCACCGTGGCCGCCGAGGCCTTCGCCACCGTCGAGCCCGACGCCCCGATGTGGGCCTGGGGCGCCGACCAGCACGCCCGCTTCTGGGCCCGCCGGATGCTCTGCGAGACCCTGGTGCACCGGGTCGACGCCGAACTCGCGCTGGGCCTGCGGCCGGAGATCGACCCGGCGCTCGCCGCGGACGCCGTCGAGGAGTTCCTGGTCAACCTGCCGTACGCGTTCATCTTCGCCCCCGGGACCGCCCGGCTCCGCGGCACCGGCCAGACCCTCCGGTTCACCGGCACCGACGGCACGGGCAGCTGGCTGGTCCGACTGGACCCGGACAGCTTCGGCCTCACCCCGGACGCCGACGCCCCCGCCGACGCGACCGCCGACGTGACCGTCCGAGGCACCGCCGCCGACCTGCTCCTCTTCCTCTACGGCCGGCTCCCCGCGACCGCGGCCGCCCTCGAGGTCACCGGCGACGAGGAGTTGCTGGCGCGCTGGGTGGCCGACTCGAAGTTCTGA
- a CDS encoding S-(hydroxymethyl)mycothiol dehydrogenase produces MSQQVRGVIARGKGEAVEVATIVVPDPGPGEAVVKVQACGVCHTDLHYREGGINDEFPFLLGHEAAGVVESVGAGVTEVAPGDFVILNWRAVCGQCRACRRGRPQYCFATHNAKQKMTLLEGTELSPALGIGAFAEKTLVAAGQCTKVDPAASPAAAGLLGCGVMAGLGAAINTGGVSRGDSVAVIGCGGVGNAAVLGARLAGASKIIAVDLDQRKLERARGLGATHLVDASGGADVVEAVRALTDGHGADVVIEAVGRPETYRQAFYARDLAGTVVLVGVPTPEMKLELPLLDVFGRGGALKSSWYGDCLPSRDFPMLIDLYLQGRLDLDAFVTETIGLDEVEQAFARMQGGDVLRSVVVF; encoded by the coding sequence ATGTCACAGCAGGTCAGGGGCGTCATCGCCCGGGGCAAGGGCGAAGCGGTCGAGGTGGCGACGATCGTCGTGCCCGATCCCGGACCTGGCGAGGCGGTGGTCAAGGTGCAGGCCTGCGGGGTCTGCCACACCGACCTGCACTACCGGGAGGGCGGGATCAACGACGAGTTCCCGTTCCTGCTCGGGCACGAGGCGGCCGGCGTGGTGGAGAGCGTGGGCGCCGGGGTCACCGAGGTGGCGCCCGGTGACTTCGTGATCCTCAACTGGCGCGCGGTCTGCGGCCAGTGCCGGGCCTGCCGGCGGGGCCGGCCGCAGTACTGCTTCGCCACCCACAACGCGAAGCAGAAGATGACGCTGCTTGAGGGCACGGAGCTGTCGCCCGCGCTGGGCATCGGCGCCTTCGCCGAGAAGACGCTGGTCGCCGCCGGGCAGTGCACCAAGGTCGACCCGGCGGCCTCGCCGGCCGCGGCCGGGCTGCTGGGCTGCGGCGTGATGGCCGGGCTGGGTGCCGCGATCAACACCGGCGGGGTGAGCCGTGGCGACAGCGTCGCGGTGATCGGCTGCGGCGGGGTCGGCAACGCGGCCGTGCTGGGCGCCCGGCTGGCCGGTGCATCGAAGATCATCGCGGTCGACCTGGACCAGCGGAAGCTGGAGCGGGCCCGCGGCCTGGGCGCCACCCACCTGGTGGACGCCTCGGGCGGCGCTGATGTGGTCGAGGCGGTGCGCGCGCTGACCGACGGTCATGGCGCGGACGTGGTGATCGAGGCGGTCGGCCGCCCCGAGACCTACCGCCAGGCGTTCTACGCCCGGGACCTGGCCGGCACCGTGGTGCTGGTCGGGGTGCCGACGCCGGAGATGAAGCTGGAACTGCCGCTGCTGGACGTCTTCGGCCGGGGCGGCGCGCTGAAGTCCTCCTGGTACGGCGACTGCCTGCCCTCGCGGGACTTCCCGATGCTGATCGACCTCTACCTGCAGGGGCGCCTGGACCTGGACGCCTTCGTCACCGAGACGATCGGACTGGACGAGGTCGAGCAGGCCTTCGCCCGGATGCAGGGCGGCGACGTGCTGCGCTCGGTGGTGGTGTTCTGA
- a CDS encoding HoxN/HupN/NixA family nickel/cobalt transporter yields the protein MSSAPAPAARPRWTARLTREEWVRLAGMGGFVLALHVVGWFTLLAVIAPRHYSIGNQAFGAGIGLTAYTLGMRHAFDADHIAAIDNTTRKLMGQGKRPLSVGFWFSLGHSSIVFGLCALLAFGVRSLASSVEADDSQLHRTTNLIGTSVSGAFLLLIGLINLGAFNGILRVFRKMRGGEFDEAELEQQLDKRGFMNRILGRVTRAVTKSWHMYPVGVLFGLGFDTATEVSLLVLAGGAAAFSLPWYALLVLPVLFAAGMSLLDTIDGSFMNFAYEWAFSKPVRKIYYNLTVTGLSVLVALVIGVIELVGLLADRYGITGGPIGWIASLDLNNVGFAIVGLFVITWAGALAFWKFGRVEEKWSAPIADRAAPEAK from the coding sequence ATGAGCAGCGCACCGGCTCCTGCCGCCCGGCCCCGCTGGACCGCCCGTCTCACCCGCGAGGAGTGGGTCCGGCTGGCCGGGATGGGCGGCTTCGTCCTGGCGCTGCACGTGGTCGGCTGGTTCACGCTGCTGGCGGTGATCGCCCCCAGGCACTACTCGATCGGCAACCAGGCCTTCGGCGCCGGGATCGGCCTGACCGCCTACACCCTGGGCATGCGGCACGCCTTCGACGCCGACCACATCGCCGCCATCGACAACACCACCCGCAAGCTGATGGGCCAGGGCAAGCGGCCGCTCTCGGTCGGCTTCTGGTTCTCGCTCGGCCACTCCTCGATCGTCTTCGGCCTCTGCGCGCTGCTGGCCTTCGGCGTCCGCTCGCTGGCCTCCTCGGTCGAGGCCGACGACTCGCAGCTGCACCGCACCACCAACCTGATCGGCACCAGCGTCTCGGGCGCCTTCCTGCTGCTGATCGGCCTGATCAACCTGGGCGCCTTCAACGGGATCCTGCGGGTCTTCCGGAAGATGCGCGGCGGCGAGTTCGACGAGGCGGAGCTGGAGCAGCAGTTGGACAAGCGCGGCTTCATGAACCGGATCCTGGGCCGGGTCACCAGGGCTGTCACCAAGTCCTGGCACATGTACCCGGTCGGGGTGCTGTTCGGCCTCGGCTTCGACACCGCCACCGAGGTCTCGCTGCTGGTGCTGGCCGGTGGCGCGGCGGCCTTCTCGCTGCCCTGGTACGCGCTGCTGGTGCTGCCGGTGCTGTTCGCGGCCGGGATGAGCCTGCTGGACACCATCGACGGCTCGTTCATGAACTTCGCCTACGAGTGGGCCTTTTCGAAGCCGGTCCGCAAGATCTACTACAACCTCACGGTGACCGGCCTGTCGGTGCTGGTCGCGCTGGTGATCGGGGTGATCGAGCTGGTCGGGCTGCTGGCCGACCGGTACGGCATCACCGGCGGCCCGATCGGCTGGATCGCCTCGCTGGACCTGAACAACGTGGGCTTCGCGATCGTCGGGCTCTTCGTCATCACCTGGGCCGGCGCGCTGGCCTTCTGGAAGTTCGGCCGGGTGGAGGAGAAGTGGTCGGCGCCGATCGCGGACCGGGCGGCGCCGGAGGCGAAGTGA
- a CDS encoding FAD-binding dehydrogenase: MALDADVIVIGAGLAGLAATAELADAGRTVILLDQEPAASLGGQAHWSFGGLFLVDSPEQRRMRIRDSYELAWQDWLGTAGFDRSEDHWPRQWARAYLDFAAGEKRAWLHAQGVRFFPVVGWAERGGLLASGPGNSVPRFHITWGTGPGLVEPFARRVRTAAAKGLVRTLFRHRVTELAATAGVTDTVRGELLVPSGVERGVASSREVAGQFELRAQAVVVASGGIGGNHELVRKAWPARLGAPPARLLSGVPAHVDGLMQQVAGAAGGHLINGDRMWHYTEGIENWNPIWARHGIRILPGPSSLWLDARGNRLPVPLFPGFDTLGTLEHIRGTGYDHTWFVLTQKIIEKEFALSGSEQNPDLTGRSLRQVLGRALPGAPGPVEAFKRYGADFVVADGLAELVRGMNRKAGEELVEEAALRREIEARDREIANPFSKDLQVTAVHGARRYLGDKLVRTASPHRLLDPKAGPLIAVRLHVLTRKSLGGLETDLSARVLRADGTVLDGVYAAGEVAGFGGGGVHGYRSLEGTFLGGCLFSGRVAGRAAAAAATA; encoded by the coding sequence ATGGCACTGGACGCCGACGTCATCGTGATCGGAGCGGGCCTGGCGGGCCTGGCCGCCACCGCCGAACTCGCCGACGCGGGACGCACGGTGATCCTGCTCGACCAGGAGCCGGCCGCCTCGCTCGGCGGCCAGGCGCACTGGTCCTTCGGCGGCCTCTTCCTGGTCGACTCGCCCGAACAGCGCCGGATGCGGATCCGCGACTCCTACGAACTCGCCTGGCAGGACTGGCTCGGCACGGCGGGCTTCGACCGGTCCGAGGACCACTGGCCGCGCCAGTGGGCCAGGGCCTACCTGGACTTCGCCGCCGGCGAGAAGCGCGCCTGGCTGCACGCGCAGGGGGTGCGGTTCTTCCCGGTGGTCGGCTGGGCCGAGCGCGGCGGGCTGCTGGCCAGCGGGCCCGGCAACTCGGTGCCGCGCTTCCACATCACCTGGGGCACCGGGCCCGGACTGGTCGAGCCGTTCGCCCGCCGGGTGCGCACCGCAGCGGCCAAGGGCCTGGTCCGCACCCTGTTCCGGCACCGGGTCACCGAGTTGGCCGCGACCGCGGGTGTCACCGACACGGTGCGCGGCGAGCTGCTGGTGCCGAGCGGAGTCGAGCGCGGGGTGGCCAGTTCGCGCGAGGTGGCCGGGCAGTTCGAGCTGCGCGCACAGGCCGTGGTGGTCGCCTCCGGCGGCATCGGCGGCAACCACGAGCTGGTCCGCAAGGCCTGGCCGGCCCGGCTGGGCGCGCCGCCCGCGCGCCTGCTCAGCGGGGTGCCCGCGCATGTCGACGGCCTGATGCAGCAGGTGGCGGGCGCGGCCGGCGGCCATCTGATCAACGGCGACCGGATGTGGCACTACACCGAGGGCATCGAGAACTGGAACCCGATCTGGGCCCGGCACGGCATCCGGATCCTGCCCGGCCCCTCCTCGCTCTGGCTGGACGCGCGCGGCAACCGGCTGCCCGTCCCGCTCTTCCCGGGCTTCGACACGCTCGGCACGCTGGAGCACATCAGGGGCACCGGCTACGACCACACCTGGTTCGTGCTCACCCAGAAGATCATCGAGAAGGAGTTCGCACTCTCCGGCTCCGAGCAGAACCCGGACCTGACGGGCCGCAGCCTGCGCCAGGTGCTCGGCCGCGCGCTGCCCGGCGCGCCCGGTCCGGTGGAGGCGTTCAAGCGCTACGGGGCGGACTTCGTGGTCGCCGACGGGCTGGCGGAGCTGGTGCGCGGAATGAACCGCAAGGCGGGCGAGGAGCTCGTCGAGGAGGCCGCGCTGCGCCGCGAGATCGAGGCGCGCGACCGCGAGATCGCCAACCCGTTCAGCAAGGACCTGCAGGTGACCGCGGTCCACGGCGCCCGCCGGTACCTGGGCGACAAGCTGGTCCGCACCGCGAGTCCGCACCGGCTGCTGGACCCCAAGGCGGGCCCGCTGATCGCGGTGCGGCTGCACGTGCTCACCCGCAAGTCGCTCGGCGGCCTGGAGACCGACCTGTCCGCCCGGGTGCTGCGGGCCGACGGCACGGTGCTGGACGGCGTCTACGCGGCCGGCGAGGTGGCCGGGTTCGGCGGCGGCGGGGTGCACGGCTACCGCTCGCTGGAGGGGACCTTCCTGGGCGGCTGCCTGTTCAGCGGCCGGGTGGCGGGTCGTGCGGCGGCGGCGGCGGCGACGGCCTGA
- a CDS encoding SGNH/GDSL hydrolase family protein translates to MLSPARKLLGGLALAATLVGLSANSAVADTNPYSSYVALGDSYAAGAGVPGQSDGLCLRSDHNYGHLVAAALGTGSYTDVTCSAAKIKDLTGSQTDLGITVNGPQLNAVSAGTKLVTLGIGGNDLGTSDLGIADVIATCIGGAVVNPTGTPCKDVYEDGHWAWDWNTLSFTWQYGEDTLVDRINGAAPQLASVLQQIHAKAPGAKVLLVGYPSVLPADASTCAGRQPVTVGDVAYLHGVLAQLNTMLATTAAANGATYVDTETPTEGHDVCSNDRWIEGALPSSPAVPFHPNATGEQVMANAVLAALR, encoded by the coding sequence ATGCTCAGCCCTGCCCGGAAACTCCTCGGCGGCCTGGCCCTGGCGGCCACCCTGGTCGGCCTGTCAGCGAACTCCGCCGTCGCCGACACCAATCCGTACAGCTCCTATGTCGCGCTCGGCGATTCGTACGCGGCCGGTGCCGGCGTACCCGGTCAATCGGACGGCCTCTGCCTGCGTTCCGACCACAACTACGGCCACCTGGTGGCCGCCGCCCTGGGCACCGGCTCCTACACCGACGTGACCTGCTCGGCCGCCAAGATCAAGGACCTCACCGGCTCGCAGACGGACCTCGGCATCACGGTCAACGGTCCGCAGCTGAACGCCGTCTCGGCCGGCACCAAGCTGGTCACCCTCGGCATCGGCGGCAACGACCTGGGCACCTCGGACCTGGGCATCGCCGACGTGATCGCCACCTGCATCGGCGGCGCGGTGGTCAACCCGACCGGCACCCCGTGCAAGGACGTCTACGAGGACGGCCACTGGGCCTGGGACTGGAACACGCTCAGCTTCACCTGGCAGTACGGCGAGGACACCCTGGTCGACCGGATCAACGGCGCCGCGCCCCAACTCGCGAGCGTGCTGCAGCAGATCCACGCCAAGGCCCCCGGCGCCAAGGTGCTGCTGGTCGGCTACCCGTCGGTGCTGCCGGCCGACGCCTCGACCTGCGCGGGCCGCCAGCCGGTCACCGTCGGCGACGTGGCCTACCTGCACGGCGTCCTGGCCCAGCTGAACACCATGCTGGCCACCACCGCCGCCGCCAACGGCGCCACCTACGTGGACACCGAGACCCCGACCGAGGGGCACGATGTCTGCTCGAACGACCGCTGGATCGAGGGCGCGCTGCCCTCCTCCCCCGCCGTTCCGTTCCACCCGAACGCCACCGGCGAGCAGGTGATGGCGAACGCGGTGCTGGCGGCGCTGCGCTGA
- a CDS encoding multicopper oxidase domain-containing protein has protein sequence MPTDSERPGSERSAAAGNPSAAANRAPVANRRGVIRTLLAGSAVAAVAGSAALGASAAAQADPSTPAATDPFALEQRPAGQVREYWVQAESFEHNPVANGYDGMMGTRFEAAQTTFWAIGYRAYTPNWGTPLPADTSPQGIGENSGIPGPVLRAQVGDTLVIHFRNNDEHYQWPHSMHPHGVLYDRNNDGGWLADAPTVPGTAVPFGGSYTYTWKALPSSVGTWPYHDHSVPQTLAAPGSAPTSGGMSMGSNLVMELGAELGLLGIIAVTDKHTPPVDREFVLMMHDAWQNDIPSLAQNLNMFNGGAFLDNTPTYTAKRGDRVRWRIATLGSAFHVFHLHGHRWLRNGQYVDSETIGPATTLTVEYTEDNPGDWIYHCHVADHMSGGMVGRYRAS, from the coding sequence ATGCCCACAGACTCCGAGCGCCCGGGCTCCGAGCGCAGCGCAGCGGCCGGGAACCCCTCGGCGGCCGCGAACCGAGCGCCGGTGGCGAACCGCCGCGGCGTGATCCGCACGCTGCTGGCCGGCAGCGCGGTCGCGGCCGTGGCCGGCTCGGCCGCGCTCGGCGCCTCGGCCGCCGCCCAGGCGGACCCCAGCACCCCCGCCGCCACCGACCCGTTCGCGCTGGAGCAGCGGCCGGCCGGTCAGGTCCGCGAGTACTGGGTCCAGGCGGAGTCCTTCGAGCACAACCCCGTCGCCAACGGCTACGACGGCATGATGGGCACCCGGTTCGAGGCCGCCCAGACCACCTTCTGGGCGATCGGCTACCGCGCCTACACCCCCAACTGGGGCACTCCGCTGCCCGCCGACACCAGCCCGCAGGGCATCGGCGAGAACAGCGGCATACCCGGCCCCGTCCTGCGCGCGCAGGTCGGCGACACCCTGGTGATCCACTTCCGCAACAACGACGAGCACTACCAGTGGCCGCACAGCATGCACCCGCACGGCGTGCTCTACGACCGGAACAACGACGGCGGCTGGCTGGCCGACGCGCCCACCGTCCCGGGTACCGCCGTCCCGTTCGGCGGCAGCTACACCTACACCTGGAAGGCGCTGCCCAGCTCGGTCGGCACCTGGCCCTACCACGACCACTCGGTGCCGCAGACCCTCGCGGCCCCCGGCTCCGCGCCCACCTCGGGCGGCATGTCGATGGGCAGCAACCTGGTGATGGAGCTCGGCGCGGAACTCGGCCTGCTCGGCATCATCGCGGTGACGGACAAGCACACCCCGCCGGTGGACCGGGAGTTCGTGCTGATGATGCACGACGCCTGGCAGAACGACATCCCCTCGCTCGCCCAGAACCTCAACATGTTCAACGGCGGGGCCTTCCTGGACAACACCCCGACCTACACCGCCAAGCGCGGTGACCGGGTGCGCTGGCGGATCGCCACGCTCGGCTCCGCCTTCCACGTCTTCCACCTGCACGGCCACCGCTGGCTGCGCAACGGCCAGTACGTGGACTCCGAGACGATCGGCCCCGCCACCACGCTGACGGTGGAGTACACCGAGGACAACCCCGGCGACTGGATCTACCACTGCCACGTGGCCGACCACATGAGCGGCGGCATGGTCGGCCGCTACCGCGCCTCCTGA
- a CDS encoding purple acid phosphatase family protein produces the protein METDIPNMGVPERLAARMSMAEQHDYLRSRLSRRRVLRSSAITVGALAVGGALSTGSAYAAPKATPTLVTDAAASAVDGSQVIPVGRHLQFGAEPDSEFRISWQVPVPVKKPFLRYGRTPWDLSHKVEAELRSLHTPALVPGQSPVDQYYLHVALEDLDADTTYYYGVGHQGFDPAAQQAISTLGSFHTAASRDNRWGKVYEPFTFTAFGDQGVSTHAANNDHVILAQNPKFHLHAGDICYADPDGTGTDPDKVDFNPRTWDSFLVQTEPISSKIPWMVAYGNHDMEAWYSHNGYGGEDARWYLPSNGPDPRKAPGVYAFRYSNVGVISLDANDVSYEIPANLGLTAGRQTSWLERTIKDFRNDETIDFVVVFFHHCAFSTTVAHASEGGVREAWVPIFEKYRVDLVINGHNHVYERTDAILGNKVSKAIPSGATLDPEKDGVVYVTAGAAGRSLYSFGAPQSYEGHEQEVDSIQTFYNAKGQTKVDETVEWSRVRYLGYSFIKVDVTPAHLGQKSSMKVTALTETGQQIDHYTIVRTVGEGWDSDSDDDGEGGGWGW, from the coding sequence ATGGAGACGGATATCCCGAACATGGGCGTGCCCGAGCGACTCGCCGCCCGTATGAGCATGGCCGAGCAGCACGACTACCTGCGGAGCCGGCTCTCCCGCCGCCGGGTCCTGCGGTCCAGCGCGATCACGGTCGGCGCCCTGGCGGTCGGCGGAGCGCTCAGCACCGGCAGCGCCTACGCCGCGCCGAAGGCCACCCCGACCCTGGTGACCGACGCCGCCGCCTCGGCCGTCGACGGCTCGCAGGTCATCCCGGTCGGCCGCCACCTGCAGTTCGGCGCCGAGCCGGACTCCGAGTTCCGGATCTCCTGGCAGGTCCCGGTCCCGGTCAAGAAGCCCTTCCTGCGCTACGGCAGGACCCCGTGGGACCTGAGCCACAAGGTCGAGGCCGAGCTGCGCTCGCTGCACACCCCGGCGCTGGTGCCCGGCCAGAGCCCGGTGGACCAGTACTACCTGCACGTGGCGCTGGAGGACCTGGACGCCGACACCACGTACTACTACGGCGTCGGCCACCAGGGCTTCGACCCGGCCGCCCAGCAGGCCATCTCCACCCTCGGCAGCTTCCACACCGCCGCCTCGCGCGACAACCGCTGGGGCAAGGTCTACGAGCCGTTCACCTTCACGGCCTTCGGCGACCAGGGCGTCAGCACCCACGCGGCCAACAACGACCACGTGATCCTGGCCCAGAACCCCAAGTTCCACCTGCACGCGGGCGACATCTGCTACGCCGACCCGGACGGCACCGGCACCGACCCCGACAAGGTCGACTTCAACCCCCGGACCTGGGACTCGTTCCTGGTGCAGACCGAGCCGATCTCCTCGAAGATCCCGTGGATGGTCGCCTACGGCAACCACGACATGGAGGCCTGGTACTCGCACAACGGCTACGGCGGCGAGGACGCCCGCTGGTACCTGCCTTCGAACGGCCCGGACCCGCGCAAGGCCCCCGGCGTCTACGCGTTCCGCTACAGCAACGTCGGTGTCATCTCGCTGGACGCCAACGACGTCAGCTACGAGATCCCGGCCAACCTGGGTCTGACGGCGGGTCGCCAGACCAGCTGGCTGGAGCGCACGATCAAGGACTTCCGCAACGACGAGACGATCGACTTCGTGGTGGTCTTCTTCCACCACTGCGCCTTCTCCACCACCGTCGCGCACGCCTCCGAGGGCGGCGTCCGCGAGGCCTGGGTGCCGATCTTCGAGAAGTACCGGGTCGACCTGGTGATCAACGGCCACAACCACGTGTACGAGCGCACCGACGCGATCCTCGGCAACAAGGTCTCCAAGGCGATCCCGAGCGGCGCCACCCTGGACCCCGAGAAGGACGGCGTGGTCTACGTGACCGCGGGCGCGGCCGGCCGCAGCCTCTACTCCTTCGGCGCGCCGCAGAGCTACGAGGGGCACGAGCAGGAGGTCGACTCGATCCAGACCTTCTACAACGCCAAGGGCCAGACCAAGGTCGACGAGACGGTCGAGTGGTCGCGGGTGCGCTACCTCGGCTACTCCTTCATCAAGGTCGACGTGACCCCGGCGCACCTGGGTCAGAAGTCCTCGATGAAGGTCACCGCGCTGACCGAGACCGGGCAGCAGATCGACCACTACACCATCGTGCGGACCGTCGGAGAGGGCTGGGACAGCGACTCGGACGACGACGGCGAGGGCGGCGGCTGGGGCTGGTAG
- a CDS encoding MBL fold metallo-hydrolase: protein MHMLPPEPEIEHLVTAGTFELDGGSWEVENNVWIIANDRDAVVIDPAHDAEAIAAKVGDRRVLAIICTHAHNDHVNAAPALAAITGAPILLHPADLPLWKQVHPGDHPDEELTDGQRITVGGLYLHIRHTPGHSPGGVSVYVPALGAVFTGDTLFQGGPGATGRSFSDFPTIIDSIRERLLTLPPETVVHTGHGPTTTIGDEAPQLEEWIARGH, encoded by the coding sequence ATGCACATGCTGCCCCCCGAGCCCGAGATCGAGCACCTCGTCACCGCCGGCACCTTCGAACTGGACGGCGGCAGCTGGGAGGTGGAGAACAACGTCTGGATCATCGCCAACGACCGGGACGCCGTGGTGATCGACCCGGCGCACGACGCCGAGGCGATCGCCGCGAAGGTCGGCGACCGGCGGGTGCTGGCGATCATCTGCACCCACGCGCACAACGACCACGTGAACGCCGCGCCCGCGCTGGCGGCGATCACCGGCGCGCCGATCCTGCTGCACCCGGCCGACCTGCCGCTGTGGAAGCAGGTCCACCCCGGCGACCACCCGGACGAGGAGCTGACGGACGGTCAGCGGATCACGGTCGGCGGCCTCTACCTGCACATCCGCCACACCCCCGGGCACAGCCCCGGCGGCGTGAGCGTCTATGTGCCCGCGCTGGGCGCGGTGTTCACCGGCGACACGCTCTTCCAGGGCGGTCCGGGGGCGACCGGGCGCTCGTTCTCCGACTTCCCGACCATCATCGACTCCATCCGGGAGCGGCTGCTGACGCTGCCCCCGGAGACGGTGGTGCACACCGGCCACGGCCCGACCACCACGATCGGCGACGAGGCCCCGCAGCTCGAGGAGTGGATCGCCCGGGGTCACTGA
- a CDS encoding peroxiredoxin, with protein sequence MAKSPEVGTPAPDFTLPGLHLTGTTAERRDYRLAETKGGPLVLVFYPGDDTAVCTKQLCSYTSDLERFKGLGATVWGISPQDLDSHESFARKHRLGFPLLADTDRAVAKAFGIAVPGLGLRRSVFILDTDGIIRWKHVALAGLTFQHSDTLTEQLAAL encoded by the coding sequence ATGGCCAAGTCCCCCGAGGTCGGCACCCCCGCCCCCGACTTCACCCTCCCCGGCCTGCACCTCACCGGAACCACCGCCGAGCGGCGTGACTACCGCCTCGCCGAGACCAAGGGCGGCCCGCTGGTCCTGGTCTTCTACCCGGGCGACGACACCGCCGTCTGCACCAAGCAGCTCTGCTCCTACACCTCGGACCTGGAGCGCTTCAAGGGCCTGGGCGCCACCGTCTGGGGCATCAGCCCGCAGGACCTGGACAGCCACGAGTCCTTCGCCCGCAAGCACCGCCTCGGCTTCCCGCTGCTCGCCGACACCGACCGCGCGGTCGCCAAGGCCTTCGGCATCGCCGTGCCCGGCCTGGGCCTGCGCCGTTCGGTCTTCATCCTGGACACGGACGGCATCATCCGCTGGAAGCACGTCGCCCTGGCCGGCCTGACCTTCCAGCACAGCGACACCCTCACCGAGCAGCTCGCCGCTCTGTGA
- a CDS encoding TetR/AcrR family transcriptional regulator has product MRTPSPARQRLLDTATRLFYAEGIRAVGVDRIVTEADVTRATFYRHFPGKDELVRAYIQAWDGRIRAEAAAKMPGLTAVQAVELLVVRLGEEMCGATYRGCPFINAAAEYPDPEHPVSRAITEHRAWLRALFLGLFEAEGLAEPERLAATLMLLRDGAMVGAGLRDPAAVAAELSAAVAQLLGDGKR; this is encoded by the coding sequence GTGCGTACACCTTCCCCCGCCCGACAGCGCCTCCTCGACACCGCGACCCGGCTCTTCTACGCCGAGGGGATCCGCGCGGTCGGCGTGGACCGGATCGTCACCGAGGCGGACGTCACCCGGGCCACCTTCTACCGGCACTTCCCCGGCAAGGACGAGCTGGTCCGCGCCTACATCCAGGCGTGGGACGGCCGGATCCGCGCCGAGGCCGCCGCGAAGATGCCGGGGCTGACCGCCGTCCAGGCCGTGGAACTGCTGGTGGTCCGGCTCGGTGAGGAGATGTGCGGCGCCACCTACCGGGGCTGCCCCTTCATCAACGCCGCCGCCGAGTACCCCGACCCCGAGCACCCCGTCTCCCGGGCCATCACCGAGCACCGGGCCTGGCTGCGCGCCCTCTTCCTGGGCCTCTTCGAGGCCGAGGGCCTGGCCGAGCCGGAACGGCTGGCGGCCACCCTGATGCTGTTGCGCGACGGTGCGATGGTCGGCGCGGGCCTGCGCGATCCGGCGGCGGTGGCGGCCGAGCTGTCGGCGGCGGTGGCCCAGCTGCTCGGTGACGGCAAGCGGTAG